From a single Planctomycetia bacterium genomic region:
- the ettA gene encoding energy-dependent translational throttle protein EttA, which produces MSERYIFTIDNLTKHYGKREVLKDIQLAFYPGAKIGVIGSNGSGKSTLLRIMALEDKDFMGEARPENGLTIGYVPQEPMLTPGKTVLENVEEAVQPFRDLILQYEAVSEKFADPAADFDKLSNQMERLQAQIDAVDAYNIDRRVEMAMDAMQLPPPDAGVEHLSGGERRRVFLCKMLLQNFDLLLLDEPTNHLDAESVEWLEHFLKDYKGAVVAITHDRYFLDNVAQWILELDRGRGYPFEGNYTSWMEKKKRRLELEEKIVSARQKQLDRELEWARMAPRGRMGKNKARLANIDKLQSMEFVEREDELVIQIPPGPPLGDLVVRAEGVKKAFGENLLFDDLTFNLPKGGIVGIIGPNGAGKTTLFKMIVGQEKPDGGTLTIGPTVKPAHVDQNRDALNPTNTIFEEITGGTDHIMLGKQRVASRGYCARFNFKGSDQQKIVGNCSGGERNRIHLAKLLRSGGNLLLLDEPTNDLDVDTLRALEESLLNFGGCAVIISHDRWFLDRVATHILAFERDSKVVWCDGNFQVYEEQRHARLGASANVPKRMRYRKLS; this is translated from the coding sequence ATGAGCGAGCGGTACATCTTCACTATCGACAACCTCACGAAACACTATGGCAAACGCGAGGTCCTCAAGGACATCCAACTTGCATTCTACCCCGGAGCGAAAATCGGTGTCATCGGCTCGAACGGCTCCGGGAAGTCAACGCTGCTGCGCATCATGGCTCTCGAAGACAAAGACTTCATGGGCGAAGCAAGGCCGGAGAACGGGCTGACCATTGGCTACGTACCGCAGGAACCGATGCTCACGCCAGGGAAGACGGTGCTGGAAAACGTGGAGGAGGCCGTTCAGCCCTTTCGTGATCTCATTCTTCAATATGAGGCTGTGAGCGAGAAGTTCGCGGACCCGGCTGCCGACTTCGATAAACTCTCGAACCAGATGGAACGACTTCAAGCACAGATCGACGCTGTGGATGCCTACAACATCGATCGCCGCGTCGAGATGGCGATGGACGCGATGCAGTTGCCGCCACCGGATGCGGGTGTCGAACATCTTTCCGGGGGCGAACGGCGGCGTGTCTTCCTCTGCAAGATGTTGTTGCAGAACTTCGACCTGCTCCTCCTCGATGAACCGACGAACCACCTGGACGCGGAGAGCGTGGAGTGGCTCGAACACTTCTTGAAGGACTACAAGGGTGCTGTAGTGGCCATCACCCACGATCGATACTTCCTTGATAACGTCGCGCAGTGGATTCTCGAACTGGATCGCGGTCGCGGCTATCCGTTCGAGGGTAACTACACCTCGTGGATGGAGAAGAAGAAGCGGCGGCTGGAACTCGAAGAGAAAATTGTCTCCGCTCGCCAGAAACAACTCGACCGTGAACTCGAATGGGCACGCATGGCTCCGCGTGGCCGGATGGGCAAGAACAAAGCCCGCCTTGCCAACATCGACAAGTTGCAGTCGATGGAGTTCGTAGAGCGTGAAGACGAGCTCGTGATACAGATTCCGCCCGGCCCACCGCTGGGCGACTTGGTGGTGCGTGCCGAGGGGGTGAAGAAGGCGTTCGGCGAGAATCTGCTCTTCGACGATCTCACTTTCAACCTGCCGAAGGGGGGCATCGTCGGCATCATCGGGCCGAACGGTGCGGGCAAGACGACACTGTTCAAGATGATTGTGGGACAAGAGAAACCGGATGGCGGGACGCTCACCATCGGCCCGACGGTGAAGCCGGCACACGTGGATCAGAACCGCGATGCGCTGAATCCGACGAACACTATCTTCGAGGAGATCACCGGCGGCACGGATCACATCATGCTCGGCAAACAACGGGTGGCGAGTCGCGGTTACTGTGCACGCTTCAACTTCAAAGGGTCAGACCAACAGAAGATCGTCGGCAACTGCTCCGGCGGAGAACGCAATCGCATCCACCTGGCCAAGCTGCTTCGCAGTGGCGGGAACCTGCTCCTTCTAGACGAACCGACAAACGACCTCGACGTGGACACGTTGCGAGCGCTCGAAGAATCGCTCTTGAATTTCGGTGGTTGTGCAGTGATCATCAGCCACGACCGTTGGTTCCTCGACCGCGTAGCCACCCACATCCTGGCCTTCGAACGGGATAGCAAAGTCGTCTGGTGCGACGGGAACTTCCAGGTGTATGAGGAGCAACGACATGCCAGGCTGGGAGCCAGCGCGAACGTGCCGAAACGGATGAGGTACCGGAAGTTAAGTTGA
- a CDS encoding protein kinase, which translates to MTSEHPVAQTLADFGNGLLNGDAHALVEEHLCHCEKCQAYVADLPDDRFTQLFRSLPVASNSKSVKQQSGYEILDELGQGGMGVVYRARDRKLNRLVALKKIKNGSLANYSEQKRFLREAEIVAKLVHPGIVQIYEVGESATEEGLPVPYFAMELVEGESLAQLLERGPLSEPVAADLIETIARAIHEAHVLGILHRDLKPANILLSAQYSVLGAQQKVLSTLVPKIADFGLAKLLQGQEAQTMSAAGAMMGTPGYMAPEQIRGDVERMSAPTDVFALGAILYECLTGKAPYAKDSNWISLEAVLKYDPTPLRQLTPGISKELEAICLKCLQQEPDKRYGSALDLAEDLKRYRQHQPILARHATPLERSVKWMRRHPWPTALLCLLTVMIAAVITGLIVHNVELQKAITRVETEKSRADANYRKARQTIQQMLSRINGMPSSQLEGARQLQSKQLDEALAFYESILADADDDKPEVQFDTAVTLTSAGTLQSILGRNDQAEASLTRAISLLEKLEWNQTELGGMRMAAWNKLGSAQMSQGKAKQAAESYSHSQKLARQLIEGNPEQLALQHDLAWSHHNLGVALLQLGQQREAGMQFEQAVLLRQALRTRNANNPEIQSQLAESLVNLALVEQLSTKLVPAHRHLNEAETLLKHLVNTVPETLEFQVSLASLLLNKGNMQGSQGFVDFALTSYQAGLKLIEQVLKQESGYADAKRMQISLNGSIANLYDQTRRPILAVPYWDEVVSRSAPHNRQYRFMRLNSLTRASQWSQANKEISSLAELELTNDELVYLFRLVAVIYQHDKRPDEVTQQMNTNIKAICAKLYKQADGQLKKSLSQDPVLSILWNANQ; encoded by the coding sequence ATGACTTCAGAACATCCTGTTGCACAGACTTTGGCTGACTTCGGCAACGGACTGCTCAATGGCGATGCTCATGCCCTGGTTGAAGAGCATTTGTGCCATTGCGAAAAATGTCAGGCTTATGTGGCAGACTTGCCTGATGATCGCTTTACACAACTCTTTCGATCATTGCCTGTAGCATCGAACAGCAAGTCTGTCAAACAGCAATCGGGGTACGAAATTCTTGACGAACTGGGCCAGGGCGGCATGGGAGTTGTTTACCGCGCGAGAGACCGCAAACTCAACCGACTGGTAGCTCTCAAGAAGATCAAGAACGGCTCACTAGCGAACTACAGCGAACAAAAGCGGTTTCTGCGTGAAGCGGAGATTGTCGCCAAGCTTGTACATCCGGGCATTGTTCAGATTTACGAAGTAGGGGAAAGTGCCACCGAGGAAGGGTTGCCTGTTCCGTACTTCGCGATGGAACTGGTGGAAGGCGAATCGCTGGCACAATTGCTTGAACGAGGGCCGTTGTCTGAACCGGTGGCAGCAGATTTGATTGAGACGATAGCACGTGCCATTCATGAGGCACATGTCCTGGGCATTCTGCACCGTGATCTCAAGCCTGCAAATATCCTGTTAAGTGCTCAGTACTCAGTGCTCGGTGCTCAACAGAAAGTACTGAGCACTCTGGTTCCGAAGATCGCAGACTTTGGATTAGCCAAGCTGCTGCAGGGGCAAGAAGCGCAGACCATGTCGGCTGCAGGGGCGATGATGGGCACGCCGGGGTACATGGCTCCTGAACAAATCCGGGGTGATGTCGAACGCATGTCCGCGCCAACGGATGTATTTGCTTTAGGCGCTATCCTTTATGAATGCCTGACTGGCAAAGCGCCCTATGCGAAGGATTCAAACTGGATTTCGCTGGAAGCTGTGCTGAAGTATGATCCGACGCCGCTCAGACAATTGACCCCCGGAATATCAAAGGAACTCGAAGCCATCTGTCTGAAATGTCTGCAGCAGGAACCTGACAAGAGATATGGCAGCGCATTGGACCTGGCAGAGGATCTCAAGCGGTATCGTCAGCACCAGCCCATTCTGGCTCGTCACGCAACGCCATTGGAACGCAGTGTCAAATGGATGAGGCGGCACCCCTGGCCTACTGCGCTCCTTTGCCTGCTCACCGTCATGATTGCTGCAGTTATTACTGGCCTGATAGTCCACAATGTTGAGTTGCAGAAAGCGATCACCCGTGTTGAAACAGAAAAGTCGCGAGCTGACGCGAACTACCGTAAAGCCAGACAGACCATCCAGCAGATGCTTTCCAGAATCAATGGTATGCCTTCAAGCCAACTGGAAGGCGCTCGGCAACTGCAGAGCAAGCAGCTCGATGAGGCGTTGGCTTTCTACGAGAGCATTCTTGCTGATGCAGATGATGACAAGCCTGAAGTGCAGTTTGATACGGCTGTAACATTGACCTCCGCAGGCACACTGCAATCGATCCTAGGACGAAATGACCAGGCCGAGGCATCACTCACACGAGCAATTTCGCTGCTGGAGAAATTGGAATGGAACCAAACAGAACTTGGGGGGATGCGCATGGCTGCCTGGAACAAGCTTGGCAGCGCTCAAATGTCTCAAGGTAAGGCAAAACAGGCTGCTGAGAGTTACTCGCATTCGCAAAAGCTTGCCAGGCAACTGATTGAGGGCAATCCGGAGCAATTGGCACTTCAGCATGATCTTGCATGGTCACACCATAATCTGGGAGTGGCATTGCTTCAACTGGGGCAGCAGAGGGAAGCTGGAATGCAATTCGAACAAGCGGTACTTCTTCGACAAGCCTTACGAACCAGAAATGCGAACAATCCAGAGATTCAGTCGCAGTTGGCAGAGAGCCTAGTGAATCTGGCTTTGGTCGAACAGTTATCGACAAAGCTTGTACCGGCACATCGTCATCTTAACGAGGCGGAAACACTGTTAAAGCACTTGGTGAATACCGTTCCAGAGACCCTGGAGTTTCAGGTCTCTCTGGCATCGCTGCTTTTGAACAAAGGCAATATGCAGGGTAGCCAGGGCTTTGTTGACTTTGCCCTGACTTCGTATCAGGCTGGACTGAAACTGATTGAGCAGGTATTGAAACAAGAATCAGGTTACGCTGATGCCAAGCGAATGCAAATATCGCTGAATGGTTCCATAGCTAATCTGTACGATCAGACGAGACGCCCAATACTGGCAGTGCCCTATTGGGATGAAGTAGTGAGCCGAAGCGCTCCGCATAATCGCCAGTATCGTTTTATGCGTCTGAACAGCCTGACACGAGCTTCTCAGTGGAGCCAGGCTAACAAGGAAATCTCATCGTTAGCAGAATTAGAACTCACCAATGATGAATTAGTTTACCTCTTTCGATTAGTTGCGGTCATTTACCAGCACGACAAACGGCCTGATGAGGTCACCCAGCAGATGAATACAAATATCAAAGCCATTTGTGCCAAACTTTATAAACAAGCCGATGGTCAGCTTAAAAAGTCGCTATCACAGGATCCCGTACTGTCGATTCTCTGGAATGCTAATCAGTAA